GACCTTCAATTCTTGAAGGGAATGACTCCACTGACGCCAGTTCATCCAGATCAGTTTTGATGCGGTTAAGCACTTCCAGACCAATCTGTTGGTGTGCCATTTCACGACCACGAAAACGCAGTGTAACTTTGGCTTTGTCACCTTCTTCCAAAAAGCGAATTAAACTACGCAGTTTAACTTGGTAGTCCCCTTCGTCTGTTCCTGGACGGAATTTAATTTCCTTCACTTGAACAACTTTTTGTTTTTTCTTTTGTTCTTTCTGAGACTTACTCTTCTCATAAAGATATTTACCGTAGTCCATAATGCGGCAAACTGGCGGCTCAGCATTTGGGCTGATTTCGACTAAGTCGACACCCGCTTCTTCTGCTTTAAAGAGTGCTTCACGCACACTCATGACACCAAGTTGCTCACCATCTAAACCAGTGACACGGATTTCAGTCGCACGGATCTCTTCGTTAATACGATTTGGACGTGCTGTTGGGAGTTTTTTTCCGCCTTTAATACCTTATTCCTCCATCTGATTGAGTTGACGACTGCGGATCTCTTTTAGCAGTTCAGTCGTGAATTCGTTGACATCAATGCTGCCTAAATCTTTACCACGACGGGTACGTACGGCAACTTTACCTGATTCAACTTCTTTATCACCACAGACTAACATGTAAGGGACACGACGCAGTGTGTGTTCGCGGATCTTAAAGCCGATTTTCTCGTTACGTAAGTCCGCTTTTGCACGAATGCCAACACTTTGCAGCTTGTTTACTAATTCTTGAACATAGTCGGCTTGGCCGTCTGTAATGTTCATAACAACCACTTGTTGTGGTGCTAACCATGTTGGGAAGAAACCTGCATATTCTTCGGTTAAGATCCCGATAAAGCGTTCTAATGAACCCAAAACCGCACGGTGGATCATAACAGGAACGATGCGTTCATTGTTTTCGCCCACATAGGAAGCTGTTAAACGACCCGGTAAGAAGAAGTCTAACTGAACAGTACCGCATTGCCATGCACGGTCAAGGCAGTCATACAGTGTAAACTCAATTTTCGGGCCGTAGAATGCGCCTTCACCTGGCTGGTATTCAAATTCAATACCTTTAGATTTCAATGCATTCGCTAAATCTTCTTCCGCCTTATCCCACATCTCATCGGTACCGATGCGTTTTTCAGGGCGAGTTGACAGTTTAACGACAATTTTCTCAAAACCAAACGTCGCGTAAACGTCATAAATCATTTCAATACAACTGGTCACTTCACTTAAGATTTGCTCTTCTGTACAGAAGATATGCGCATCATCCTGAGTAAAGCCACGCACACGCATTAAACCGTGCAGTGCACCTGATGGTTCATTACGGTGGCAACTACCAAATTCGGCCATACGCAGTGGTAAATCACGGTAAGATTTTAAACCTTGGTTGAAAATCTGTACGTGACCTGGGCAGTTCATTGGCTTAACACAATACTCACGGTTTTCAGAGGATGTAGTGAACATCGCATCTTTGTAGTTTTCCCAGTGACCTGTTTTTTCCCACAGTACGCGGTCCATCATGAATGGGCCTTTAACTTCCTGATAGTTATATGCTTTCAGTTTTGTACGTACAAAAGTTTCCAGCTCACGGAAAATTGTCCAACCATCATTATGCCAGAACGCCATACCTGGCGCTTCTTCTTGCATATGGTATAAGTCTAACTGTTTACCAATTTTACGGTGGTCGCGTTTAGCCGCTTCTTCTAAACGTAATAAATAAGCCGCTAATTGTTTTTTATCAGCCCATGCTGTGCCGTAAATACGTTGCAGCATTTTGTTGTCGCTATTGCCGCGCCAGTAGGCACCTGCCACTTTTTGTAATTTAAAGTGGTGACAAAAACGCATATTCGGTACGTGCGGGCCACGGCACATATCCACATATTCTTCGTGATGATACAAACCAGGGCGGTCATCTTGGCTAATATTTTGATCCAAAATTTCGACTTTATAGTCTTCGCCACGGGCAACAAATGTCTCGCGAGCTTCAGCCCAAGAAACACGTTTTTTCACCACGTCATAATCTGTTTTGGCAAGCTCAAGCATACGCTTTTCAAGCTTTTCCAAATCTTCCTGCGTCAGCATATGGTCTAAATCGATATCATAGTAAAAACCATTATCGATAGTTGGACCGATTGCCATTTTGGTGTTTGGCCATAATTGTTTGATTGCATGACCTAATAAATGAGCGCAAGAGTGACGAATAATTTCGAGTCCGTCATCATCTTTACTCGTAATAATGGACACGTTTGCATCATGTTCAATCATTTCACATGCATCAACACGTTCGCCATTGATGCGACCAGCGATACATGCTTTTGCTAAACCCGCGCCAATATCGCGAGCCACGTCCATCACAGAAACTGGATGGTCAAACTGACGCTGACTTCCATCAGGAAGAGTAATAACAGGCATTAAAAAATCCTTATCAGCAGTGGTGACCCACACGCCAGATCACTTGCTTGATGATTCCAAAGTTTATAAATCAATACGTTACTAACGATTTCTCACTTCACTGTGCGAGATATGTACACAATTATAGGCAATTCAAGTCAACATAATTTGATACATCGCTAGTTACTCAACTATCAATGATAACACAGACATATTTTATGGCGATAGCGCAAAGGCGTTTATTGTGCCTCAATATATGAAAAATCAACACCTTCCCGATTAAATGGCAAATAAGCTCTCCAAAGCAGGAATTCGTTTTTCTTTTTTCTCAAATGAAAGCCGATACCAATGCGATCCACTAGGTGCGACTAATTCTTCAGCAATAATCTTATTCTGTTTAATCGCGATATAATTTTTAAGGGTATTCCATAACGAGTACAAAATATATGCCACAAACATCAATGCGAATATCTGCACATAAATATTATCCACAAAATAGATTTGCTGAAGAATATACACACAAAAAACAGCTTGAATAAGCGCCCTTAAAATAAATGCTTTACCAAAGAACGATTGACCCTGTTGTAAAATAGCAAAACAAGGATTTGCTAAAGATTGTCTTTTCTCTTCGACAGGAATGCCTTGGATATAAACCATCCAATCCGAAATATCACTGTTTTTTAAAACAACTCCCTTTTCTTTCATTCCATGAATTTTAAAAGAAACGGCTACCGCCCATACCACACCGATAGCGAGCAAATATATAATAAACCCACTAACTGAAAAAAAACCAAGAACAAGACTTATCACAATTATGCATGCTAGCTTTCCAGAATTAATCCAAAATGGTGCAACTTGGTAGCTCATTGATATTCCTAATTATCAAATCAAAAAGTAGCGATCATTATAATTGAGAAAGCGTCTCATTAACATTATTTATAACCAACGTCGAGTCTGTTTGCGATAACGTTCCCATTCTTCACTGAATGCTGTTGATAAAAAGCGTTCTTCTTGCGGGATGGTATACAAATCTGTCATCAACCAAAAAACTAAGGCAGAGACTAAAAAGTAAGGTGAATGTGAAAAAAAAGCCAATGCTAAGCTCATGGAAGTAAATGCTAAATACATCGGATTTCGAGATAGTCGATAGGGACCATTAGTAACAAGGTGCGTTGCTTGAACACTTGGATTTGGCGACGTTTTATGTTTATAAAAATAAAATAAGCTCGTAGCCACCCAACTGACACTTTCGAGAGCGACTAAGATACCGAGGATCCCCATCCAACCTGAAAACTGCCAAACTAAAGCATCGTGTTTGAATAAAAAATAAACTGCCACACCATTGGCGACTAGCCAGTTTAATAATGGGTATTTTAAAATTCTCATTATGCTGCCTTAAACTCTAAATGAGGTTAATCAGCATACCATAAAACAACGAGGGAACTTTGTGTTGTCTATTATGAAGTGGAATAACAGACTCAAAAAATTAATTACTGTGCCCTAAAGAGAACACACTCTTTAAGCCTTCTAATTTGCTGTATTCCTGTTGACATACCATATTACGGACATCGGAAGGCATAGAGTCTACCCTAGCCTGTATATTCATTAATTGTTCATCTAGACTATTCATGCCTTTTATATCCACAACATCCTGATTCACCTTCAGGTAATCTGCAAAACTTTGTAAGTTATTTTGCAAACTATCGCAAACATTATTGCTGACAAGGCCTTGGGGTAATACAGAACTTAATGATGCAGGGATCAGCTGTGACAAACTGGGGTAAATATTTTGTTTCCATTGCTGGGG
The window above is part of the Providencia sp. R33 genome. Proteins encoded here:
- a CDS encoding methyltransferase family protein — protein: MRILKYPLLNWLVANGVAVYFLFKHDALVWQFSGWMGILGILVALESVSWVATSLFYFYKHKTSPNPSVQATHLVTNGPYRLSRNPMYLAFTSMSLALAFFSHSPYFLVSALVFWLMTDLYTIPQEERFLSTAFSEEWERYRKQTRRWL
- the infC gene encoding translation initiation factor IF-3, producing MKGGKKLPTARPNRINEEIRATEIRVTGLDGEQLGVMSVREALFKAEEAGVDLVEISPNAEPPVCRIMDYGKYLYEKSKSQKEQKKKQKVVQVKEIKFRPGTDEGDYQVKLRSLIRFLEEGDKAKVTLRFRGREMAHQQIGLEVLNRIKTDLDELASVESFPSRIEGRQMIMVLAPKKK
- the thrS gene encoding threonine--tRNA ligase, with the protein product MPVITLPDGSQRQFDHPVSVMDVARDIGAGLAKACIAGRINGERVDACEMIEHDANVSIITSKDDDGLEIIRHSCAHLLGHAIKQLWPNTKMAIGPTIDNGFYYDIDLDHMLTQEDLEKLEKRMLELAKTDYDVVKKRVSWAEARETFVARGEDYKVEILDQNISQDDRPGLYHHEEYVDMCRGPHVPNMRFCHHFKLQKVAGAYWRGNSDNKMLQRIYGTAWADKKQLAAYLLRLEEAAKRDHRKIGKQLDLYHMQEEAPGMAFWHNDGWTIFRELETFVRTKLKAYNYQEVKGPFMMDRVLWEKTGHWENYKDAMFTTSSENREYCVKPMNCPGHVQIFNQGLKSYRDLPLRMAEFGSCHRNEPSGALHGLMRVRGFTQDDAHIFCTEEQILSEVTSCIEMIYDVYATFGFEKIVVKLSTRPEKRIGTDEMWDKAEEDLANALKSKGIEFEYQPGEGAFYGPKIEFTLYDCLDRAWQCGTVQLDFFLPGRLTASYVGENNERIVPVMIHRAVLGSLERFIGILTEEYAGFFPTWLAPQQVVVMNITDGQADYVQELVNKLQSVGIRAKADLRNEKIGFKIREHTLRRVPYMLVCGDKEVESGKVAVRTRRGKDLGSIDVNEFTTELLKEIRSRQLNQMEE